One part of the Phragmites australis chromosome 3, lpPhrAust1.1, whole genome shotgun sequence genome encodes these proteins:
- the LOC133911279 gene encoding glycine-rich protein 23-like: MAKRCAAFVVLCVVALALHAAAAARTVPGGAVTASLPAAKNGGATGAGAGVADKKNLFVGVGGMGDLPGFPAVGAGYGGGFGNNGGGVFSGVTGPLGGVGGGIGGAGPLGGAGGFGPLGGGGTPFGGFGGTPFGGFGGGAGGIGGGGAGGVTP; encoded by the coding sequence ATGGCCAAGCGTTGCGCTGCCTTCGTGGTGCTCTGCGTCGTCGCGCTGGCGCTgcacgccgcggcggcggccaggACAGTGCCCGGCGGCGCCGTTACCGCCTCGCTTCCGGCCGCCAAGAACGGCGGTGCcacgggcgcgggcgcgggcgtaGCGGACAAGAAGAACCTCTTCGTGGGCGTGGGCGGCATGGGCGACCTCCCGGGCTTCCCGGCCGTCGGAGCCGGGTACGGCGGCGGCTTCGGCAACAACGGCGGGGGCGTCTTCAGCGGCGTCACGGGCCCCCTCGGCGGCGTCGGGGGTGGCATCGGGGGCGCCGGCCCGCTCGGCGGCGCTGGTGGGTTCGGGCCcctcggcggcggtggcacccCGTTCGGCGGCTTCGGCGGCACCCCGTTCGGCGGCTTCGGCGGAGGTGCCGGTGGCATCGGCGGCGGGGGTGCTGGTGGAGTCACGCCTTGA